In bacterium, a single window of DNA contains:
- the rph gene encoding ribonuclease PH codes for MERAGDRGIAQLRPTRITKDYLPHAEGSCLIEMGNTHVICTASISNGTPRWLKGSGQGWITAEYGMLPRSTGERMRREAAGGGGQGGRTMEIQRLIGRSLRAVTDMVALGDLTITLDCDVIRADGGTRCASINGAAVALYDALARLKLKKHPMRSLVGAISLGVLQNEVLMDLDYREDSSAETDMNLVMAEGGGLIEIQGTAEERPFSREQLERMLDLGAAAVAKINELQRRVLEI; via the coding sequence ATTGAACGAGCCGGCGACCGCGGAATCGCCCAGCTGCGCCCGACGCGCATCACCAAGGACTACCTGCCCCACGCCGAGGGCTCCTGCCTGATCGAGATGGGCAACACCCACGTGATCTGCACCGCCTCGATCTCCAACGGCACGCCGCGCTGGCTGAAGGGCAGCGGCCAGGGCTGGATCACGGCCGAGTACGGCATGCTGCCGCGCTCGACGGGCGAGCGCATGCGCCGCGAGGCCGCCGGCGGCGGGGGCCAGGGCGGGCGCACCATGGAGATCCAGCGGCTGATCGGCCGCTCGCTGCGCGCGGTGACCGACATGGTGGCCCTCGGCGACCTGACGATCACCCTGGACTGCGACGTGATCCGCGCCGACGGCGGCACGCGCTGCGCCTCGATCAACGGCGCGGCGGTGGCCCTGTACGATGCGCTCGCGCGGCTGAAGCTGAAGAAGCACCCCATGCGCTCGCTGGTGGGCGCCATCAGCCTCGGGGTGCTGCAGAACGAGGTGCTGATGGACCTGGACTACCGCGAGGATTCGTCCGCCGAGACGGACATGAACCTGGTCATGGCCGAGGGCGGCGGGCTGATCGAGATCCAGGGCACGGCCGAGGAGCGACCCTTCTCGCGCGAGCAGCTCGAGCGCATGCTCGACCTGGGCGCGGCCGCCGTGGCCAAGATCAACGAGCTGCAGCGCAGGGTGCTGGAGATCTGA
- a CDS encoding antibiotic biosynthesis monooxygenase, whose product MYIAMNRFPIAAGRENDFIEVWRTRDSKLDEVPGFIEFHLLQGPEIEGGRVFISHSRWESYAHFHAWTESDAFKQAHGGKSRAPEGTYLGPPRFEGFEVAL is encoded by the coding sequence ATGTACATCGCCATGAACCGCTTCCCCATCGCCGCCGGCCGCGAGAACGACTTCATCGAGGTCTGGCGCACCCGCGACTCGAAGCTCGACGAGGTGCCCGGCTTCATCGAGTTCCACCTGCTGCAGGGCCCCGAGATCGAGGGCGGCCGCGTCTTCATCTCCCACTCCCGCTGGGAGTCGTACGCCCACTTCCACGCCTGGACCGAGTCCGACGCCTTCAAGCAGGCCCACGGCGGCAAGTCGCGTGCGCCCGAGGGCACCTACCTGGGGCCGCCGCGGTTCGAGGGGTTCGAGGTGGCTCTCTAG
- a CDS encoding glutamate racemase, with protein sequence MTGVGNSQAPIGVFDSGLGGLTVLRELHARLPGEDLLYFGDTARVPYGTKGEKTVRAFARQDAGLLVARGVKMVVVACNTASAFALEYLREVLPVPVLGVINPGVRTALAATRGGAVGVIGTSGTIRSRRYQEGLAAGGLDAGRIVARECPLFVPLVEEGLHAHAMTQLALDEYLAPVRAAGVDTLILGCTHYPLLKAEIGTYMGPDVNLVDSAEALAEAAHGRLAELDLLRPDAVSGRAGELSFVLSDIPWKFQEIGARFLGKPIADMQTVGLDEMEAAGHAIG encoded by the coding sequence ATGACCGGTGTGGGCAACAGCCAGGCGCCCATCGGCGTGTTCGACTCGGGCCTGGGCGGGCTGACGGTGCTGCGCGAACTGCACGCGCGCCTGCCCGGCGAAGACCTGCTCTACTTCGGCGACACCGCCCGCGTGCCCTACGGCACCAAGGGCGAGAAGACCGTGCGCGCCTTCGCCCGCCAGGACGCGGGGCTGCTCGTGGCGCGCGGCGTGAAGATGGTGGTGGTGGCCTGCAACACGGCCAGCGCCTTCGCGCTCGAGTACCTGCGCGAGGTGCTGCCGGTGCCGGTGCTGGGCGTGATCAATCCCGGCGTGCGCACGGCCCTGGCCGCCACGCGCGGGGGCGCGGTGGGCGTCATCGGCACCTCGGGCACCATCCGTTCGCGGCGCTACCAGGAGGGCCTGGCCGCCGGCGGCCTCGACGCCGGGCGCATCGTGGCCCGCGAGTGCCCGCTCTTCGTGCCGCTGGTGGAGGAGGGGCTGCACGCCCACGCCATGACGCAGCTGGCCCTGGACGAGTACCTGGCGCCGGTGCGCGCGGCGGGGGTCGACACGCTGATCCTCGGCTGCACGCACTACCCGCTGCTGAAGGCGGAGATCGGCACCTACATGGGGCCCGACGTCAACCTGGTCGATTCGGCCGAGGCCCTGGCCGAAGCGGCGCACGGGCGGCTGGCCGAACTCGACCTGCTGCGGCCCGACGCCGTGTCCGGCCGCGCGGGGGAGCTGTCGTTCGTGCTGAGCGACATCCCGTGGAAGTTCCAGGAGATCGGGGCCCGCTTCCTGGGCAAGCCGATCGCCGACATGCAGACGGTGGGGCTGGACGAGATGGAAGCGGCCGGCCACGCCATCGGTTGA